From the genome of Kwoniella dejecticola CBS 10117 chromosome 3, complete sequence:
CAACGGGGATTCGCTGCTTCCGGAGGATTGTTGGAAACTAcaatggaagaggaggacgaatcCACACCCAACCCCAACTCTGTTGCAGGAGGAAACAATAACGCGATTCCATCTTTCCCAAAGACTGAGGAACAGCTTAACCGAAtcaaacaagctatcaagcccaacttcctcttccgaaacctcgatgaagaacaagaggCAGATGTGCTGGCAGCTATGAAAGAAGTCAACATCTCCGCTGGTGAGATGATCATCGAACAAGGTGCTGCGGGAGACTACTTCTACGTGGTCGAAAGTGGAGAACTTGATATCTTCGTCAAGAAAGATGGTCAGGTCATCGATCCTGAGAAAGGCGACAGACCATTACTCGGTAAGAAGGTGGCAACCTGTAAAGAGGGTAGCTCGTTCGGTGAACTTGCTTTGATGCACAAGTAAGCACAACTGTTTTCAAGCCTTTCAATCTCACTCTTCAACAAAGAAGTCTTCACAAGGCTGACACGTTACTGGATGGTTGTAGTGCCCCGCGAGCAGCTTCCATCCTGTCCATCACTCCTTGTACGCTCTGGGCTTTGGACAGAGTATCTTTCCGAACCATTCTGCTTGATGTGAGTTTGATCTGCCCAACAGTCATCCTCAAGGCGAAAATTAGCTTATTGATGATCACTCTTTGCAAATAGCACACttcaagaaagagaagattgTATGAATCCTTCTTATCCGAGGTCCAGATCCTCCAGTCGCTCCAACCTCACGAACGAGCCAAGATTGCCGATGTCCTCGAATCGCGAACCTTCAACCAGGGCGAAGACGTGATCAAGCAAGGCGAAGCAGGAGACgagttcttcttgatcgagagTGGAAATGCCATCGCCATCAAACGGGGCGAAGACGGTCGAGAGAGCGTCGTCAAGAGATACAGTAAAGGAGATTActttggaggtgagtctcgcATATACCACATACAGCATGTCTTGATCAGAAGTCGACTCGGGAAAAGTAGGCTGATCATGCATAATACGCAATTTGTGATCCGCGATTCGCAGAACTTGCCCTTCTCAATAAACAGACTCGAGCAGCTACCGTCCGAGCCGAAGGTTCAGGAGGTGAACCTCTCCGAGTGGCCTTCTTGGGCGAACAAGCGTTCACCAGGCTCTTGGGTCCCGTTAAAGATATCATGGCGAGATCCGTCAATGAGATTTACGGTTTCTCTACTAGGTAAAGGTGGAGATAAAGAGTGAAGAGTGGCGagtgaaggatgaaaggatgaagaatgagtaGAAGTAGTATAGCTCGACAATGAATGTCATAGTCCACTTTATTTTAGTTCAATTTAGTTTAGCTTAGTTCATATCGTTGCGTTTTATGGCATTTTTCAGCAAGGcatgaaatgaaatgaatcAGTCATCAGTAAGTATCAGTCCAGTCATGCAGTTTGTCTGTCATACATTGGCGGTCTTcgtttcatcttcatcttattCATCCTATGAATCGCTTTCATTCGCTCCTTGATTTCAGTAAGTACtgtacaacaacaataaaAGACAGATCTGAGAGATCTTTGCTTGATTCGTGCTCTGCGTGCTCTGCGTGCTCTGCGTGCTCTGCGTGAACGATGACTAGGGAAAAAAATGCATGTGCATCACCTCATAATCATAGTAAGGCAAAACGCAGAGTaattttccctttccctttccctttgcccGAATGATGTGAAGGAATACGAGGAAGGTATATGTTTTGTACAATTCAAGAAGTATGCGATTATCAAGCTGTGTGTTATTCTGAGGGCGGAAAGTGTTTTTGTGCCTGGATGCAAGCAAGGTGGAATTCGATCGATCGGGGCCCTGTTCATTCGTTCATGCCAACAGAACCTTTGTCCCAGTACTATGTGGACATGCCAACAACTTGTGATTTGCTCGAGCATGGTGTCTTTGTCTTATTGTAGGTTTTCCGGTATATCAATCACTATTCGATAATTGCCCGTATTCATCAGCTCGTGTCGATCTGCTGTTGATAGCATTATCCTAGAAAGAAAAGGTTCAAACTCACTATGACCCATCCTCTCAACTTTAGTCCTAAGATATCTCTCTAGCTCTACGCCTTTAGCCGCACCAGCTCCAATTAGACCTACGCCGGCTCGCCTTTCTCGCCAATCATGGaattctttctctttctcgtcttcatcgtcagtTCTATCTTCGTCAATgccttccccttcatcgtGGTGGTGATGCTTGGGATGTTCATCCTGAGTCGGACATTGCCAATCCCTCGGAGTCATTCCTACCCTTTCCACGATCTTGATCCCCTCATTCTGAAGACCCACTACCTTTTCTGGATTATTCGTCAATAGCCTGATCCCACCTTGAGATAGTCCTAAATCCTTTAACATCTCAGCAGCTATATCGTATTTCCTCTCATCCGCTCCATGACCAAGTAACAAGTTCGCCGTTACTGTATCATTACCCAAATCTTGGAGGTTATACGCTCTAATTTTCTCCAGTAAGCCGATCCCCCGGCCTTCTTGTCGGAGGTAAATCACGACTCCTCGACCAGGCACGGATCGCGCATTCGGAGAAGTTGagggggaagatgatctagATGGGTCGGGCGTAGGTAAGATATCTTCAGCTGTCGAGTGTGactgatgaggatgagggtgggCGTGTTGATGGAATTGTTGGGTAATTTGACTTTTGAGATGTTGTGGTAGAGCAATTTGTCGTAATGCTTCGTCTAGCTGTTCTCCAcaatcgcatcgcatcgaaCCTATCGTTTCGCCCGTATAGCATTCCGAATGAATTCGTACCAAAGGCTTGacgtcctcttccacttcttctaCGCTCATTTCTACATCGTTCTGGTTCACAGCCGGACTTGGAATTGGATtttgatttggatttgggttAGACTCAGTTTGACCAGGTAGTAGTCTTCCCGTGTATGCGCCTCGGACTAGACGCTCCATCTCAGTCTCCCCTTCTCGCCATACAGCATCTAACGAGGCGCTCCGGATCTCCTTCCGTCCCTTCGGAGCGgctttcttagctttggGATCCAGCTGTATCGGGTCGATGACTATAGCCAAGTGTTCTTTCGTATCCACAGAATTATGGTATAAATGCAAGAAAAGCTCGCCGTGCGGAGTAGGTATTCGGGTTCGTGCCATACATTTCACTCTTGGTCGTGGCGCCAAGGAGTTCGGAACGATCGATGGAGACGAATGCTTCGGATGGAAATagttggaagatgaagacggtgAGGCCGCTTGTAATGTCTGAGAAATCGGGGTGGGGTCTATCGACATCTTCCGCTTGGATCTGCTTATACTGGACAGTGTGTTCTGATCTTTCCCTATTGAACTTGATATTGATAATGGAGATGTGATCATTTTCGGACTTCTGGCTTGAGGTATCGGgatagcggaagaagaagaggaagcttGGTTCTGTTGAGCGGCAGCTTTCGCTCGTGACTCTGCCTCTAAGCGTAGTCGCTCGCTGCGTGGTGCTTGTGTTGATCGGACGGCAACTCTGGGTTGCAGATGAGacgagggagagggagatgaaggtcGGGATTCGTCGCATGATGCATATGCTCCTGTACGCGCTGCGGTATAGGTTAGCTCGCTGGTTTACTCAGACGTTGAGAGCTGCAGACAGATAAtaagaggagaaggacagCATGATCACTCACGTCCATGTCCGAAATGATGTCGACTGATCTTCTCACTTCCAGCAATAACAGCGCTGATCATCAGAGCATCCATAGGACTGTCTCGTCTGGGTAAAGATTTCTTTCGttgtccttgttcttgtccttgaccttggacCTGGGTTTGCGACGTTGATGCCGAAAGTGCAGATGAAGGCAACGGACCGAGAGTCGACGAATCAGAGGTTAGGAATGACAAGACATCGAGATCGCCCTGTGTAGGTGAGTGGTGCGATTGAGACATCGTGCGAGTGGAAGGCATATTTTGTTGATCCAATTCGACCCAAGTCAAGGCAATTCAAATTAGATAAAAGCAGCTGTTGAGTGAGGAATGACGATTTGAGAATGATTTTGTCGTCTGAACCAAGAATGAGGAATTGTCCGGTCGAAGCCGATCTGCGCTTTGATTGTTGGAGTCGAAGTTTGCAGAATTGAATTATAAGCTTTTCAGCCGTTACTTGTATTGCCTCTGTCGTACGCGATGCAGTACAGTCTTgcgttcagcttgatcagtggATTTTCGGATGAATCCTGCTTGATGTTATTGTTGTCGTTGTGTCTATCACCGAGGTGATTGTGCTTCACTTCCCAGTCATTTGTCATGGTTATTGGTAATTTTCCTCGTCCTTGTTGTTCTGCTTACACAACCATAGCACCAATTCCGTGATCGTTTTTCCACCCCGCCGGAAGTAACCGATCAACCGATTCATCAGCATTACATAAGCACGAGATCACGGACATAATCCATTTTTCTCAAGTGGGGTGAGTAAATATAATAAAAGTGTTCTGCTGCACGTGGTGAGGTACGACGCTCAGCACCGGTTCCAGTCTCGGTAGCGAGATGATACCTCGATCTCGTTATTGAGGAAGTTGGAAAGCGATAAGATAGGAAACAAACTAAAAATAGAAGTACCGAAATCAACTAGAGATTCATAGGTAGCGAACATGTTAGCGATGATGTTCGTTGTACAGGAGCAAGGAGAAACACGAAACACAGCATGTCCATGAGGAAGATCCAATTCAAATTTCGGTACCGATAGTTGGGATTGAATGAAAACTTTGTTCGAAGTTGATCAAAATgtgaaaggtatataaagATCGGCGCATGCAGGTCATAGCTGAACGGCTTCTTACcttcatcaacaaatcaCTCAACTGACATAAACAAACGCACAAGACTCGTCCACTATTGATTTATTGACCCAACTCATACTCTACCGCATAGATACAGCTTTACCAGTACACAGGCAATTATTCAAGCAATCATCATGTCTTCCGCATCGACTCAACCGGATTACAccaccatctccaacatcaaCTTCACCGGTGGATTTCCAACTTCAGCTGATCTAGCTCCGTCAATCGTCTTTCTCATCCTGGTAAGTCAACTTTGTTCGACTCCTCTCAAGCCTGCTCATAACGTATACCGAGCTGATCACGTCTGTCATCCTCCATAGTACGCCTTAACGATACCTGTGTTGCTCTGGCGATGGTTCCGTAAATCCGACCGAACCACCATCCTGATCCGACCCACAGTCTTCCAAGCATGTAGAATAGGCATGCTCGTCATCCGAGCTTACATGTCCAAGAACACTTACGGAGAGGGTCTTTTGAGTGAGTCAGGCTCATACATACACTTCATTCTGCCAAAATCGGATTTTGTGCTGACTGTCATTTGTTTGGTTGTGCAGTCGCCGAGCTCGTACTTGTATCAATCGGTTTCCTATTCCTCATCGATCCCGTTTCTGAATTATGGAAGAATCAAGTCGCCTCTCACATGCCGAAACATGAACGACCAGGGTGGATTGTCCGTCTCACTTGGCTCATCAAAATCCTTATCTTGGTCGCTATCGCCACAGCCATCGCTGGATCCGTCCAGATCTCAAGCGCCATCGATGATCCCTCGAAATTAGACATGGTCAAGCACTTGAGACAAGCAAGTGTCGTTGTCTCTTTCGGTAAATCTCTTCTACCCCACTCCCTGACGATCTTGGATTTAACAAATCGCTGATGCTTGGAATACACTTTAGCGGCTGTGGTTGTGGTAGCTATCGCTGCTGCATTGACGCACTTCAGATACCCTCTCGATCACCGAGGTACGATCTACATCTTGACCGTCGCCGCgtgcttgatcatcgtctcGGTCTATCGAATGGTCCAGACTTTCTCCACGGACCCAAGTGCCCCTGTCAGATCTTTAGCTGCGTTTTGGGTATTACAGATGGTCTTCGAATTGTGAGTTTCTCTGCACAGCAATCGTACCATACACAATCGGGGACATCAGCTAATATTTGGTATTCCGTTCTATTAGCTTCGcattctgcttgatcatcggtATCTCCATCCCAACTTGGTTCCCTGGAGAGAAAGGTCGATTATCCCGAACCaattcggatgaagagatgggGCGTATAACTCCTGCCCAACAAGTACAGGTCCAACAGAAATAAGCGGTCCTCAAACACTTGATCCACGCACCAGGAAGAGGCCGAACTCGAATGGTGCATATACATTCCCAATAGAGTCTCAGGATTGATTCGATCACATATACCAATAATAGACGAATTGAAATACCTCTTAGCCTGTTACATACCATATCACTGCAAGTAGAATAGATGTTTTATAGTTTCCTCATGTATCATGAATTATCATGACCTTTGCATGGGCTTATTGATGATCCTGATGATCCTTATAACTTACTGATCATCTCAAGTCTAATCGACTAAGTCTGATTTGACCTCTTGCTTGGTTGTTACATCCATTTCCTGTTTGTTAcgttcttcctcccttgCTCTCTCCCGGACTGCTTTCCGCTTTCGAGCCCGTAGATCGCGTTTCTTTTGTGCTAAATCACCTCTATCTCGAAGCTGTAGCTCCAATAACGGTTCAGTGGAAGTACTACTTCTCAAATGCCATCTGTTACGCTGTTTCTGTCCTTCCCCAGGCTTATCATTCTCTGCATTTCCAAGTGCAAATCCAATCACCCTTCCATTCGATCTGACTCGATCTTCACGAAGCtcatgctcttcctctccttctccccctcgCATATCTTCATGCttatcggcatcggcatcggcatcggcattTTGATCCTTGAGATCCTCGTTCTTCAGAAGCTGGAGCAGCGATCCCTTCTCGGGCTTACGacccctcttcttccccttgggtttcttcttcttctttcgtccgTTGGACTGACCAGAAGTAAGACGAGGTTTGGCTGAGGGCGTTGTGGGCCTGGAGGTGGATCGTCGAGGTGCGGGCGTTTCGGTTCGTTCTTTTTGATGACTACGCCGCTGGACGGTGCGCTTGAGCCTGGTTCTGTCTTCATTGTCTATTGTCCATAAGGTAGGATCTGGGAAGGAATGATTGATGCGTTGAATACGACGTGGTGTTTATTTCATGAATCCTACATGAGCAAATAACTGCTTGAGAGACCAAGTCTGATGCGGACAATGATTTACAGCACACAGATTAAATATTGATGtctcaaagctgattataTTCCATGGCGCTTTGGTCGCTTTCTGCATTGATCGCCAGACAGAATCTTCAAACCGCAACGCCGGCATTGCACTAGACTTCACACGTTATATTGTACAATCatgctgctgatgctgatgccgatgccgatgccgatgccgagTGTCCTTTGTTTTGTCTCTCCCATACCATGTCAATGAGGAATGAAAGCAGAGTAGCTCAAGTGATCACCCGAAGTCGAGTTATCTGGACGAACCGGCGAAGTAGTCAAACTTGCCTCGCAGCAAGATGAGTATGGTTCGTCACATACCGGCCGAAAGAGATAAGAGGCGGGGTGACTTGACATGATATTCACGAGGAGACTCTGGACGCCTGATCATCGCCTCGAGCAGACTTGAAGTCCATGAGACTAGACCAGACTAGACCTCTGCTAAGCTCAGATCCGACAGACATGCATCTGCGTTTGAAAGTGAATTGTCATTGCGCCTTGGTGCTGCTGCGACTGCCTGGATGGTCCGGCCCGTCTACATAGGATTGAAAGTAACGTTACGAATAACGAATGATTCGTCATACCTTGGTTGTACCTGGTGAATATTACAAAATCAGGAACAGGTCTGTCTGTGGATGTTCTAAAAACAGACAAACAACATCCGAAAACGGTACTGCAGGAATGTAGGACTCATGAGTTCGTCATACCTTGACTGAGTTCTACAAATGCTACTGTATCCCCTCATGAAGACACCTTTGTAGTCTGTCTACCTACATGCGTTCAATCCGCTTAGCGTTCACTTGGCGCACATCATAGTGCATCCCCGCTTGGATATCGTTCCTTTGACCGGCCGACAAAGGTATCCGCCGAACCTCGACCAGCACAGCCGAgttgcccttcttctccctcttcaacaaGTTCTCATCACTCCAAATCTGGCGGACAAGACAATCATCGGTCATCGTGAATCAGTCTGATTATCTGTCTGGCAGTCGAATTGTCGTATTGATCAGGATGTCGGGAAATTACCAGAACCCCTCGACAACCGAAGATACCCGTACGACCGAAGCCGCAACAGcatctcaagatcaaggaaattcagcagcagcaagcgaCCAAGCAACTACACCGAAACCCAACAAGTTGGATAAGGTCAAATCTGTCTTCAGCCTTGGACCGCCCATATCTACTACTCAAGGGCATGAGACATCGCAAGAGGAGAGCATACGGCGAAAATACGAGACCCTCAGTAATGAAAATCCCGAGGAATTGGAGCGGCGGGGTAGagcggcgatgatgatacagAAGACCTATCGGGGTCATGTCGATAGACAGCGAGTCAAAGCCATGCGTCTGCAGAAAGACGCCAGATGGGATGATCTAGTCAAGCAAACGGGAGAAGCAGCCTACACGAAAGGTCAGTTGGACAACAAGAACGACGTTAAATCCAGGTGGCGCAGAGCTGTCCAAGCTGCTTCCAGATtagaaaaaggagaaggggttTATAATCCACCCAATCATCTGACTGAAGATATCCCGGCGGAAGAGTTATcggagaaagtcaagaaacAACGAAAAGCTACTTTCTGGGGAAGTTTATCGATACCCATAGGTAAAACTGCTGATACCGATGCGACATCTCGACctggacatggacatggacaagGGAAAGGGGATGAAAGGGAGAGAGACGAGAATGAGGTATTGCCTTTCCATAGTAAAGCGTTGGAACAGCAACATTGGTTGGAG
Proteins encoded in this window:
- a CDS encoding GTP cyclohydrolase II, with protein sequence MPSTRTMSQSHHSPTQGDLDVLSFLTSDSSTLGPLPSSALSASTSQTQVQGQGQEQGQRKKSLPRRDSPMDALMISAVIAGSEKISRHHFGHGPRTGAYASCDESRPSSPSPSSHLQPRVAVRSTQAPRSERLRLEAESRAKAAAQQNQASSSSSAIPIPQARSPKMITSPLSISSSIGKDQNTLSSISRSKRKMSIDPTPISQTLQAASPSSSSNYFHPKHSSPSIVPNSLAPRPRVKCMARTRIPTPHGELFLHLYHNSVDTKEHLAIVIDPIQLDPKAKKAAPKGRKEIRSASLDAVWREGETEMERLVRGAYTGRLLPGQTESNPNPNQNPIPSPAVNQNDVEMSVEEVEEDVKPLVRIHSECYTGETIGSMRCDCGEQLDEALRQIALPQHLKSQITQQFHQHAHPHPHQSHSTAEDILPTPDPSRSSSPSTSPNARSVPGRGVVIYLRQEGRGIGLLEKIRAYNLQDLGNDTVTANLLLGHGADERKYDIAAEMLKDLGLSQGGIRLLTNNPEKVVGLQNEGIKIVERVGMTPRDWQCPTQDEHPKHHHHDEGEGIDEDRTDDEDEKEKEFHDWRERRAGVGLIGAGAAKGVELERYLRTKVERMGHMIDIPENLQ